The window CTGGCTGGCGATGGTCTATCCACCTTCGCCCGATCGTCGGCACCGAGAACTGCCAGTTCCGGCACTTAGGGTTTGTGATCTCTGGGACCCTCGCAGTCTCCCTGACAGACGGCACAACCCACGAGCTTTCCGCAGGCAGCGCTTACGACATCCCCCCGGGGCATGACTCTTGGGTGGTAGGCAGGGAGCCGGCGGTTGTACTCGAATGGAAAGGGCTGCGCGATTGGCTCCAGCCCCGGCACGGTGAGCGGATTCTAGCGACCCTCGCTTTTACAGACATAGTTGATTCCACGGTCCAGGCACGACGCTTGGGCGACCGTGCCTGGCGAGCGCGGCTTGCGCAGCATGACGAGACGGTGCGACAGGTTCTGGCCGAAACGCGCGGATATGAGGTGAAGACGACCGGCGATGGCTTTCTTGCCCGTTTCGGCGGTCCTGCTCAAGCACTGGACGCCGCCACCCGGATCCGGGAGCGGGTAGGCAACTTGGGCCTCGATGTCCGTCAAGGGATACATGTCGGGGAGGTTGAACTGTTGGGGCGTGATATTACTGGGCTTGCGGTACACGAAGCGGCCCGAATCTTAAACGAGGCCGGGACCGGTGAAATCCTCGTCTCAAGAATCGTCCGCTCCCTTGCAGAGAGTGCAGGGTTCTCATTCGAATCGAAAGGAGCCCGGACCCTGAAGGGCATCCCAGGGACGCGAGAACTGTTCGCCTTAATCCCATAGCACCTGTGTCAAAGAACATCGAACGTCATCCCCAACTGAAGATAGGTATGACTTTCGATTTGGTATTGACGTGATTATTTGTGCAGGCCTCACTGACTTGGTTGATCCATGAGCATTTGAAGAATAGGAGAGGGAGATTCACATGGAAGGCCCACCCTATGACAAGAGGATGCAACTGACGGCTAAAACGTACAAGGTATTCGCAAGCTGGGTTCGGACTGTGGACGTCCCTTTCACAGCAGCTGATCGCCAGTCCGTTATACGAATCCGAAGGTTTCGTGAAAGTCGGTGAATCCGGAACATCCTGGACTCTAAAGCTCGAATGATAATCTTAAGCGAGTAAGTTCAGGGACGTTAGAGTTAAGTCGCCTCTTTC is drawn from Candidatus Neomarinimicrobiota bacterium and contains these coding sequences:
- a CDS encoding adenylate/guanylate cyclase domain-containing protein, encoding MTQRIGGTFENPDQVEEIGEVRAETLELDNMTIGRFVHPPGWRWSIHLRPIVGTENCQFRHLGFVISGTLAVSLTDGTTHELSAGSAYDIPPGHDSWVVGREPAVVLEWKGLRDWLQPRHGERILATLAFTDIVDSTVQARRLGDRAWRARLAQHDETVRQVLAETRGYEVKTTGDGFLARFGGPAQALDAATRIRERVGNLGLDVRQGIHVGEVELLGRDITGLAVHEAARILNEAGTGEILVSRIVRSLAESAGFSFESKGARTLKGIPGTRELFALIP